The following proteins come from a genomic window of Novosphingobium sp. P6W:
- a CDS encoding LacI family DNA-binding transcriptional regulator encodes MTKQGTSQPKRRTARRSRSAVTIADVAELASVSLMTVSRVMNDKASVKEETRARVLKAIKELNYSPSAAARNLAAANEMRLGLLYSNPSAGYLNEFLVGSLDQANKLNAQLLVQLCDNEEDVSNTVRRLIDSGVDGIILPPPLCDNQVIHEQLFKSGTPAVVVASSRPSTAISCVNIDDRSAANAMTRHLVELGHARIGFIMGNPNQTAGARRLQGYLDALTANGLAVDDDLILPGLFTYRSGVEAAHRLLERPHPPTAIFASNDDMAAATVSVAHRLGFDVPGDVTVVGFDDAPQAMFTWPELTTIRQPIAEMSRTAVQLLAEEIRSRREGTAFTPKHVQLPFEFVRRESDSPPPKR; translated from the coding sequence GTGACGAAACAGGGGACGAGCCAGCCCAAGCGGCGCACTGCCCGGCGATCGCGGTCCGCCGTGACCATCGCCGACGTCGCCGAACTGGCTAGCGTCTCCCTCATGACCGTCTCGCGGGTTATGAACGATAAGGCCAGCGTAAAGGAGGAGACGCGCGCGCGCGTGCTCAAGGCGATCAAGGAACTGAACTACTCGCCCAGCGCCGCCGCCCGCAACCTCGCCGCCGCGAACGAGATGCGTCTTGGCCTGCTCTACAGCAATCCCAGCGCCGGCTACCTCAATGAGTTCCTGGTGGGCAGTCTCGACCAGGCCAACAAATTGAACGCCCAACTCCTCGTCCAGCTTTGCGACAACGAGGAAGACGTGAGCAACACTGTCCGCCGCCTGATCGACAGCGGCGTGGACGGGATCATCCTGCCCCCGCCGCTGTGCGACAACCAAGTCATCCACGAGCAGCTTTTCAAGAGCGGCACGCCTGCGGTCGTCGTTGCGTCAAGCCGGCCGTCGACGGCGATTTCCTGCGTGAACATCGACGACCGGAGCGCGGCCAACGCGATGACCCGCCATCTCGTCGAACTGGGACATGCGCGCATTGGCTTTATTATGGGCAACCCCAACCAGACTGCTGGCGCGCGCAGACTGCAAGGCTACCTCGATGCGCTGACCGCCAACGGACTTGCGGTGGATGACGACCTCATACTCCCGGGGCTGTTCACCTATCGCTCGGGCGTCGAGGCTGCGCACCGCTTGCTTGAGCGCCCCCACCCGCCGACCGCGATCTTTGCCAGCAATGACGACATGGCGGCGGCGACCGTCAGCGTGGCGCACCGCCTGGGCTTCGACGTGCCGGGCGACGTTACCGTGGTCGGGTTCGACGACGCGCCTCAAGCCATGTTTACCTGGCCCGAACTGACCACGATCCGGCAGCCGATCGCCGAGATGTCGCGCACCGCCGTCCAGCTTCTGGCCGAGGAAATTCGCAGCCGCCGCGAAGGGACCGCCTTCACCCCGAAACACGTCCAACTGCCCTTCGAATTCGTCCGGCGCGAATCCGACTCACCGCCGCCCAAGCGGTGA
- a CDS encoding alpha-glucuronidase family glycosyl hydrolase produces MKRRLSRIGALTAAGLAGCIFATAAMPEMARANDGYDLWLAPSAAGTAVPDVKILSDSPTLRIAGDELRRDLKASALPVVLAKADDPALASLRLATAGMGTEGYLIRPATIAGRPSLLVTGRTDTAVLYGAFAVIRAQRTGADLAQLNVASAPKVKLRVLNHWDNLDGSVERGYAGQSLWDWWTLPDFKDQRYTDYARANASLGINGVVLNNVNAKPESLSAAYIAKAAALAEVFRPWGIKVYLSARFSAPIELGGLKTADPLDPQVAAWWQAKSAEIYRAIPDFGGFLVKANSEGQPGPRDYHRSHAEGANMLAAAVAPHGGVVMWRAFVYAETDPDDRAKQAYTEFRPLDGKFADNVLVQVKNGAIDFQPREPFHPLFGAMPRTPMMLELQITKEYLGFATHLAYLGPLFTEVLDADTRTRGKGSTVAKVVDGALDGHDLSGMAGVANIGRDRDWSGSTFNQANWYAFGRLAWNPALSADVIAREWAEQTFGADPRVVDAATSIMMESREALVDYTGPLGLAHLMDTGHHYGPGPWVDDLARPEWNPTYYHKADRNGIGFDRTRTGSNAIAQYAPAVARRLADPRTTPEEQLLWFHHLPWDWKMQSGRTLWEQMVSQYDRGVTTVERMQAQWRDVKGLVDEERWNKTAAYLQIQVKEARWWRDASLAYWMSVNGLSLPTGSAAPAHELAWYKAQRFPLAPGQAH; encoded by the coding sequence ATGAAAAGGCGATTGTCGCGGATCGGCGCGTTGACGGCGGCTGGGCTGGCAGGCTGTATCTTTGCTACCGCAGCGATGCCCGAGATGGCTCGGGCGAACGACGGGTATGATCTGTGGTTGGCGCCTTCGGCCGCAGGAACCGCCGTACCCGACGTTAAAATTCTTTCCGATTCGCCCACGTTGCGAATTGCCGGGGACGAATTGCGGCGTGACCTGAAGGCGTCTGCGCTGCCGGTCGTGCTGGCCAAGGCGGATGATCCTGCCTTGGCATCGCTACGGCTGGCGACAGCTGGCATGGGCACGGAAGGCTACCTCATTCGGCCAGCCACGATTGCCGGACGTCCTTCGCTGCTGGTTACGGGCAGAACCGATACGGCCGTGCTCTATGGCGCTTTCGCGGTAATCAGAGCGCAAAGAACCGGCGCCGATCTTGCGCAGCTAAACGTTGCGTCCGCGCCGAAAGTGAAACTGCGCGTGCTGAACCATTGGGACAACCTCGACGGCAGCGTGGAGCGCGGTTACGCGGGGCAGTCGCTGTGGGATTGGTGGACGCTCCCGGATTTCAAGGACCAGCGCTATACCGACTATGCCCGCGCGAATGCGTCGCTCGGCATAAACGGCGTCGTTCTCAACAACGTCAACGCCAAGCCGGAGAGCTTGAGCGCCGCCTATATCGCCAAGGCTGCGGCACTGGCCGAAGTGTTTCGGCCTTGGGGAATCAAAGTCTACCTTTCGGCGCGCTTTTCCGCGCCGATCGAATTGGGCGGGCTCAAGACGGCCGACCCGCTCGACCCGCAGGTTGCGGCGTGGTGGCAGGCGAAGTCTGCGGAAATCTATCGTGCGATCCCCGATTTCGGAGGCTTCCTTGTCAAGGCGAACAGCGAAGGACAGCCCGGGCCACGCGATTATCACCGAAGCCATGCGGAAGGGGCGAACATGCTTGCTGCCGCCGTCGCGCCGCACGGGGGCGTCGTCATGTGGCGCGCCTTCGTCTACGCCGAGACCGATCCCGATGACCGCGCGAAGCAGGCCTATACCGAGTTTCGCCCGCTCGACGGTAAGTTCGCTGACAATGTGCTGGTACAGGTGAAGAACGGCGCGATCGATTTCCAGCCGCGCGAACCGTTCCATCCGTTGTTTGGCGCCATGCCTCGAACGCCGATGATGTTGGAATTGCAGATCACCAAGGAATATCTCGGGTTTGCCACGCACCTGGCCTACCTGGGCCCGCTATTCACCGAAGTGCTCGATGCCGATACCCGCACCAGGGGCAAGGGTTCGACTGTGGCGAAAGTCGTCGACGGTGCGCTGGACGGCCATGATCTGAGCGGCATGGCAGGGGTGGCCAACATCGGCCGCGACCGTGACTGGTCCGGCTCCACGTTCAACCAGGCGAACTGGTATGCCTTCGGCCGCCTGGCATGGAACCCGGCACTTTCCGCGGACGTGATCGCGCGCGAATGGGCAGAGCAGACCTTCGGCGCCGACCCGCGTGTGGTGGATGCGGCAACTTCGATCATGATGGAATCGCGCGAGGCGCTGGTGGACTACACAGGCCCCCTTGGCCTGGCACACCTGATGGATACCGGACACCATTACGGCCCGGGACCATGGGTGGACGATCTGGCGCGGCCGGAGTGGAATCCGACATATTACCACAAGGCCGATCGAAACGGGATCGGCTTCGACAGGACGCGCACCGGCAGCAACGCCATTGCCCAGTATGCGCCAGCGGTCGCCCGGCGCCTGGCTGATCCGCGCACAACGCCGGAGGAGCAGTTGCTCTGGTTCCATCATCTCCCGTGGGACTGGAAGATGCAGTCCGGGCGTACTCTATGGGAACAGATGGTTAGTCAGTACGACCGGGGTGTAACCACGGTGGAGCGGATGCAGGCGCAGTGGCGCGACGTGAAGGGTCTGGTCGATGAGGAGCGCTGGAACAAAACCGCGGCCTATCTCCAGATCCAAGTGAAAGAAGCGCGCTGGTGGCGCGATGCGAGCCTGGCATACTGGATGTCGGTGAACGGGCTTTCTCTTCCCACCGGCAGCGCTGCACCGGCACACGAGCTTGCGTGGTACAAGGCGCAGCGCTTCCCCTTGGCTCCGGGCCAGGCGCACTAA